CAAGACATAGTCTTGTCAACcatcattttttatgagtATTTAGCTTTCTATTTGTTCATTGCATATTGGATATAGAACCTTATCCTTTATCTCTCTGCACGTGCATAAATCACGTCAATAGTTTCAGATGGAAATATAAGATTGCATTTACAAGGTGCTATTGAGGCTTCCTTTGTTTGTTATGGAGTTGCaaatttcttcaataatatattaatgtcAGTTCCTGTATGTCTGCATTTTTAAGATGTTATTAATCTGACTTTATGGTGGACGACTAAGTAGCATAAATATAACCTGGAAAAGCGATCAACTCCTGTGCATCTATATTTTTAGGAATTCAATCATGCTCCACAGTCAATGACCAAGTTATATTTGCtagtgtataaataatatataaacattgtTTGTATGTCAAACAGTCCTCAATGAAGAACCTACTTTCTTCTTCAGTTACTGACTTACTCTATGGACTATTGTTTTGCagaattaattctttatatgCCATCAGTTGTAATTATAGCTTAGGTTCAACAGGTTCGAGGACATTTTTAGCTTTCCTTCAATAGAACAATGGTGTTGCCCATGATAAGGAAATTATGCACcggttttgttttcttggttCTCATATTGCAAGGTTGCAATGGTTTCTATCTACCTGGAAGCTATATGCACACATACTCCACCGGGGATGAAATATATGccaaagtaaattctttaacCTCCATCGAAACTGAGCTTCCGTTCAGTTATTACAGCCTTCCTTATTGCAAGCCTAAAGGGGGCATCAAGAAAAGTGCTGAAAATCTTGGAGAACTGCTAATGGGAGATCAAATTGACAATTCTCCATACCGCTTTCGTATGAATGTTAATGAGTCTGTGTACCTGTGCACAACTGCTCCATTGAGCGACCAAGAAGTAAAGCTTTTCAAACAGAGAACCCGTGATATGTATCAAGTGAACATGATTCTTGACAATTTGCCTGCTATGAGATTTACCAACCAAAATGGGGTGAAAATTCAGTGGACGGGATACCCTGTCGGATACACTCCTCCAAACAGTAATGATGATTATGTTATCAATCATCTCAGGTTCAGGGTATTGATCCACGAGTATGAAGGAGCTGGTGTGGAAATTATTGGTACTGGAGAAGAAGGTATGGGTGTCATTTCAGAAGCTGATAATAAGAAGGCTTCAGGATATGAGATTGTTGGTTTTGAGGTTGTTCCATGTAGTGTAAAATATGACCCTGACGAGATGACAAAACTCCACATCTATGATAATATTACATCAGTAAACTGTCCCCAGGAGCTTGACAAGTCTCAGGTTATAAAAGAGCAAGAAAGAGTATCATTCACTTATGACGTTGAGTTTGTAAAAAGCAACATCAGGTGGCCATCTCGTTGGGATGCTTATCTGAAGATGGAAGGTGCTCGGGTTCACTGGTTCTCAATTCTGAACTCGTTGATGGTGATTTTGTTCTTGGCTGGCATTGTTTTTGTCATATTTCTAAGAACAGTGAGAAGGGATCTGACGAGGTATGAAGAATTGGATAAAGAAGCTCAGGCCCAGATGAATGAGGAGCTCGCCGGATGGAAACTTGTGGTTGGTGATGTCTTCAGAGAACCATTCCATGCAAAATTACTTTGTGTGATGATTGGAGATGGAGTTCAGATTACGGGAATGGCAGTTGTCACTATTGTTTTTGCGGCTCTGGGTTTCATGTCACCAGCCTCTCGAGGTATGCTGTTGACAGGGATGATATTGCTCTATCTCTTCTTGGGGATTGCTGCTGGTTATGTTGGTACACGAATGTGGAGGAGTATCAAAGGTTCATCTCAAGGGTGGGGATCGGTTTCTTGGTCAATAGCATGCTTCTTCCCAGgaattgtttttgttattttgactCTGTTGAATTTCCTTCTCTGGGGAAGTAGGAGTACAGGGGCCATTCCAATTTCCTTATACTTCATATTGTTTTCGCTCTGGTTCTGTATTTCAGTGCCTCTCACTCTCTTGGGAGGACTCTTAGGCACAAAAGCTCAGCCAATTCAATACCCTGTTAGGACTAACCAGATCCCCAGAGAGATCCCCGCACGCAAATATCCCTCATGGCTTCTCGTCCTTGGTGCTGGAACTCTTCCATTTGGAACCCTCTTTATTGAACTTTTCTTCATCCTGTCTAGTATCTGGCTTGGAAGGTTCTATTATGTCTTTGGCTTCTTGCTCATTGTTTTCATGTTGTTGGTGGTTGTTTGTGTTGAAGTTTCTGTTGTCCTGACTTACATGCATCTCTGTTTTGAGGATTGGATGTGGTGGTGGAAAGCCTTCTTTGCCTCAGGTTCAGTCGCTGTATATGTATTCTTGTATTCCATCAATTACCTGATCTTCGATCTCCAGAGTTTGAGCGGGGCGGTGTCTGCTACACTTTATCTTGGCTACTCGCTGATTATGGCAATTGCCGTCATGCTTTCTACTGGAACAATTGGATTACTTGCTTCGTTCTACTTTGTTCATTACCTCTTTTCATCAGTGAAAATTGACTGAAGGAGCACCACCGACTACTCTGAGAATATTTGGCGTAGAAATTTTTCATGCAGCATATCAAGAGCATCTCCAGCTTTGCTATAAGCACATTTGCAGGGATTTCTTGACACTAGATACCTCTACACCAACTACATTTCTTTTAGCCGTTTCAATATAATTGTCTTCTGCCATTTTTTCCCCGCAATTTCATTTCGTAGTCTTACACAAATTAAAGCCGATCTCTTCTTCCATGATTAATTCTGCTTCACAAATCCTACTTCCAACTGTGTGTTGAAGAAAAGTGTAggaaaaatatagttattgcttcagatcaaataattaaccACTATAGTTGTTGATGCTCTTTCTGAGTTATGATGCCTGCATGAGGGTTTTCTCATATTTGCTAGAAAGAGTAATTTTTGCAGCTAAATGAAGTtgtaaatcatattttttacatttcaCTGCTGGAGCTggttctctttcctttttatcTTCTGTGGTAGTGtatgtaattaattgttttcaGCAGAGTAAAACTAATTCATTGACCGTAATACCTGTTGGAATTAATACATGTGTTAAAAGTTTTTCTTAGACAACTATTAAttccaaaataatttgtaacttttcaaataataattttttctaattgttctgttttattaaaagttgGTTACTTTCGATGCCTGCTAACGTTTTCTACAGCTGAAGTGTGTGGTTTTCCATGTTTATTTTGATTCCTGTTACTGTGTGCTCTCAGTTGAAATTGGGTATTAAAGAATTGTTGTCTAATTTATTGTGAGAATCGAAAgcaaaattttcttgtattatttAGCAAgtgagttttaattattttttagattagtGGAATTTTAACCGAGAGTGTTAAGGATGAATATCATACGAAGACAAAGTAGATTCGTTGATCTGAAAGTGATGGCTATGGCCCATAGTTATGGaacaaaaataagttataCGTTTGTTgagaaagataaaataaatatgtattttatggtttaaataaatataaaaaatgaattagttTAATTCTTCTCATCTCGTTTCTATCTCTACATATAGGCGTGTTAAATAATATCATCGGTTTGTCTAATTGATCTGCCCAACACAAACCACACAGTAATTAGAGGGTTAAGGGTAGGTTGATTGGTTTTGAgctagtaaaaaaatatcgtaatttaataattaagtttgattttatatttatgtggaTTGCATGGACCGCGCTCTACCACGGTAATATACAACTACTACTAATAATATACTAGaattctttataaatttatacaaatattgtaacaatacataaattaatatttgagacTAATTCTTGGTTAttgataatttgatatatatttatacaattaataatatcagaAGCTTAAAACAAATGATATCAtcattttattgtaatatgatttcataataatcttaatatcttattttatgttcaataataaatttttaatatttatatattatcatgataagtttctcatataatttgataaaaataaaattgataaatttttcatatttatttttttatatagagaaAATGGTGATATTATTGTGGAAAAATCAAAGAATCAATGTATACGAATAACACAAAGACAAAACCCAATACccagaaagaaacaaacaactAAACATTGTTAATCCTTGGAATTCAATGGAAAGCTTGCCTAGTGGCCTCCTAATCCTTAGCACCCAGATAACGATTCTACAAGCACGCCACGTAACCAAGAATGCGAGCCATGAGATCATTAGCAGGCAGGTTCGTGTTCTCGAAAATCAACTTATCAAGGGTATTTATGGTAGAGACCCAACTcattcaatttatatttttttaatcagtCTAGGTCTGGACTTGggtctaaaaatattaattgaattttggtaTGGgcctttgaattaaattataaatctagGTAGGATGTTATGAGAATAACAATTACTAATCTCCTAACTTacgagacaaaaattataatttttcaataattattatatctggaaaaatataagttatctaaaatgtgatatattctttttttcacatgctattaatattttttattaactatattttaaaattaaatttattttattgatttgtcagtaaatgaattattttattaattaaattaaaaaaaattatattatgctCTTATGGTTCATCGCTGATTAGTGGGGCCGGTCCAGGAATGGTTGTTTGCGGCAAGAGGAGTATGGCTGTGTGGGTGCAGCTGCAGGGATCATCGGGGCCCACAAAGTCATAAAACGGTTGTTTGCGGTTGCGGCGAGAGGCGAGCATGGGTGTATGCAGCAGGGAATCCTATTCTTTAAGATCCGGGGCCCACTCCCCATAAAGTGGGCCCACGCCACCTGTGGTCCTGACGGCGACGTTTTACTGATAATTCCCGAAACATTCTCCCAGATCCGTCCACGTACCACaactttctttcatttcaGGATTACTTGTTAGAATCCAATACTGTAGTAACATCGGACCATTTACTATTATTGACCAAACTACCcccactaatttttttttttgaga
The window above is part of the Sesamum indicum cultivar Zhongzhi No. 13 linkage group LG2, S_indicum_v1.0, whole genome shotgun sequence genome. Proteins encoded here:
- the LOC105155623 gene encoding transmembrane 9 superfamily member 12-like, which gives rise to MVLPMIRKLCTGFVFLVLILQGCNGFYLPGSYMHTYSTGDEIYAKVNSLTSIETELPFSYYSLPYCKPKGGIKKSAENLGELLMGDQIDNSPYRFRMNVNESVYLCTTAPLSDQEVKLFKQRTRDMYQVNMILDNLPAMRFTNQNGVKIQWTGYPVGYTPPNSNDDYVINHLRFRVLIHEYEGAGVEIIGTGEEGMGVISEADNKKASGYEIVGFEVVPCSVKYDPDEMTKLHIYDNITSVNCPQELDKSQVIKEQERVSFTYDVEFVKSNIRWPSRWDAYLKMEGARVHWFSILNSLMVILFLAGIVFVIFLRTVRRDLTRYEELDKEAQAQMNEELAGWKLVVGDVFREPFHAKLLCVMIGDGVQITGMAVVTIVFAALGFMSPASRGMLLTGMILLYLFLGIAAGYVGTRMWRSIKGSSQGWGSVSWSIACFFPGIVFVILTLLNFLLWGSRSTGAIPISLYFILFSLWFCISVPLTLLGGLLGTKAQPIQYPVRTNQIPREIPARKYPSWLLVLGAGTLPFGTLFIELFFILSSIWLGRFYYVFGFLLIVFMLLVVVCVEVSVVLTYMHLCFEDWMWWWKAFFASGSVAVYVFLYSINYLIFDLQSLSGAVSATLYLGYSLIMAIAVMLSTGTIGLLASFYFVHYLFSSVKID